The Salvelinus sp. IW2-2015 linkage group LG15, ASM291031v2, whole genome shotgun sequence genome includes a region encoding these proteins:
- the LOC111975098 gene encoding serine incorporator 5-like — protein MRVIRNSVPETERARCCFCFGDDTDDYDEEQTGGGQNVLYDERQGTIYSYTYFHFVFFLGSLYVMMTVTNWFHFDNHKIEKLLDGSWSVFWIKMASCWVCLILYMWTLLAPMVCPKRFEA, from the exons ATGCGTGTGATTAGGAACAGCGTGCCTGAGACTGAA AGAGCGCGCTGCTGTTTCTGCTTTGGAGATGACACAG ATGACTATGATGAGGAGCAGACTGGAGGAGgacaaaatgttttatatgatgAGAGACAGGGAACCATCTACAGCTACACCTACTTCCACTTTGTCTTCTTCCTGGGTTCACTCTATGTCATGATGACTGTCACAAACTGGTTCCA CTTTGACAACCATAAGATAGAGAAGCTGCTGGATGGCAGTTGGTCTGTGTTCTGGATCAAGATGGCGTCCTGCTGGGTCTGTCTCATCCTCTACATGTGGACCCTGCTCGCCCCCATGGTCTGCCCCAAACGCTTCGaggcctaa
- the LOC111974252 gene encoding thrombospondin-4-B, with product MGVWIRKVVLSLLMLQLATTVTAQGIVYDLLVSPDCLPDLTQGGLKNKGLDEAFLLSSFRLHSKSPSHLYSIINPRDNSKYLEFTLQAKLNKVTIRYQKTDGRAGTTSFSHPSLADGKEHHVMIHASGLQRGPGRMAVYVDCRLAHTVDELPAAFGTLTPGHNKVALRTLQPTGQDELTDLKLVIEDTLDNVATLQDCSIQQSESLGTIQLLGLQAGGQDPSQMLELHKMMSEMKDLLLQQIKETTFLRNTISECLACGLGGNMASGPGTGARSGPFQCSPGMCFNQDMCIPAEGGRFTCAPCPDGYTGDGVHCDDVNECQFKPCFSGVRCVNTAPGFRCERCPLGYTGLEINGVGVSYAQSHKQVCDDIDECQGPPDNGGCTANSHCHNTRGSFRCGECKSGFSGDQVSGCSGERLCGNGQPNPCDSNAQCVVERDGSVSCHCDIGWAGNGYVCGKDTDIDAYPDEKLRCRDNNCKKDNCAFVPNSGQEDADRDGLGDACDDDADSDGIVNIEDNCWLHPNVNQKNSDKDLHGDACDNCLTTENPDQRDTDKDGLGDDCDDDMDGDGLKNILDNCQRVTNLDQRDRDNDGVGDACDSCPDMVNPNQSDVDDDLVGDTCDTNIDSDGDGHQNTKDNCPTVINSSQLDTDKDGQGDECDDDDDNDGILDQADNCRLVVNPDQTDEDNDGVGDACAGDFDQDKVIDRIDNCPENAEVTLTDFRAYQTVVLDPEGDAQIDPNWVVLNQGMEIVQTMNSDPGLAVGYTAFSGVDFEGTFHVNTMTDDDYAGFIFGYQDSSSFYVVMWKQTEQTYWQAVPFRAVAEPGIQLKAVKSKTGPGEYLRNSLWHTGDTNDQVRLLWKDKRNVGWKDKVSYRWYLQHRPQVGYIRARFYEGPNLVADSGVKIDNSMRGGRLGVFCFSQENXIWSNLKYRCNDTIPEDYQEYSAQNTE from the exons AtgggggtgtggatcagaaaagtGGTCCTCTCTCTGCTGATGCTACAACTGGCCACGACTGTCACAGCACAAGGCATTG TGTACGACCTGCTGGTGTCTCCAGACTGCTTGCCTGACCTGACGCAGGGAGGGCTGAAGAATAAAGGTCTGGATGaggccttcctcctctcctccttcaggctccATAGCAAGTCCCCCTCTCATCTCTACAGCATCATCAACCCCCGGGACAACAGCAAGTACCTGGAGTTCACCCTGCAGGCCAAACTCAACAAGG TGACGATCCGTTACCAGAAGACTGATGGTAGGGCTGGCACCACCAGTTTTAGCCACCCCTCTCTGGCGGACGGCAAAGAGCATCATGTGATGATCCATGCCAGCGGTCTGCAGAGAGGACCAGGTCGTATGGCGGTCTACGTAGACTGTAGACTGGCTCACACTGTGGACGAGCTGCCTGCTGCCTTCGGGACGCTGACACCTGGACACAACAAGGTGGCGCTCAGGACCCTGCAGCCCACCGGGCAG GATGAGTTGACGGACCTGAAACTGGTGATAGAGGACACGTTAGATAACGTCGCTACGCTCCAGGACTGCAGCATACAGCAGAGCGAGTCTCTGGGTACTATTCAGCTACTGG GCCTCCAGGCAGGCGGACAGGATCCGTCTCAGATGTTAGAGCTCCACAAGATGATGTCAGAGATGAAGGACCTGCTCCTCCAGCAG ATTAAAGAGACCACATTCCTTAGAAACACCATCTCAGAGTGTCTGGCATGTG gtCTGGGTGGCAACATGGCGTCAGGCCCAGGTACAGGTGCACGGTCAGGCCCGTTCCAGTGTAGTCCAGGTATGTGTTTCAATCAGGACATGTGTATCCCGGCCGAGGGAGGACGCTTCACCTGCGCCCCCTGCCCCGACGGATACACTGGAGACGGAGTTCACTGTGATGACGTGAacgag tgccAGTTTAAACCTTGCTTCTCCGGTGTGAGGTGTGTGAACACAGCTCCTGGGTTCCGCTGTGAGAGATGCCCTCTGGGATACACTGGTCTTGAGATCAACGGAGTGGGAGTGTCCTACGCACAGTCACACAAACAG GTGTGTGATGACATAGATGAATGCCAGGGTCCTCCTGACAACGGAGGCTGCACCGCCAACTCTCACTGCCACAACACCAGG GGTTCATTCCGCTGTGGGGAGTGTAAGAGTGGCTTCTCTGGGGACCAGGTGAGCGGCTGCAGTGGGGAGAGGCTCTGTGGGAACGGCCAGCCCAACCCCTGTGACAGCAATGCACAGTGTGTAGTGGAGAGAGACGGGAGTGTTAGCTGCCac TGTGACATAGGGTGGGCAGGTAACGGCTATGTGTGTGGGAAGGACACAGACATCGATGCTTACCCAGACGAAAAGCTGAGGTGCAGGGACAACAACTGTAAGAAG GACAACTGTGCGTTTGTTCCTAACTCTGGCCAAGAGGACGCAGACAGGGACGGGCTCGGGGACGCCTGTGATGATGACGCTGATAGTGACGGCATCGTTAACATAGAG GATAACTGTTGGCTGCATCCTAACGTGAACCAGAAGAACAGCGATAAGGATCTCCATGGCGACGCGTGTGACAACTGCTTGACGACGGAGAACCCTGATCAACGAGACACGGACAAGGACGGGCTAGGCGATGACTGTGACGATGACATGGAtggagacg GCCTGAAGAACATTCTGGATAACTGCCAGCGTGTGACCAAcctagaccagagagacagagacaacgatGGGGTGGGAGACGCCTGTGACAGCTGTCCTGACATGGTCAACCCCAACCAG TCAGATGTTGATGATGATCTTGTAGGAGACACATGTGACACCAACATAGACAG TGATGGGGACGGTCACCAGAACACTAAGGACAACTGTCCTACAGTCATCAACTCCTCCCAGCTGGACACAGATAAGGACGGACAGGGAGACGAGTGTGACGATGACGATGACAACGACGGTATCCTGGACCAAGCAGACAACTGCAGACTGGTGGTCAACCCTGACCAGACAGATGAGGACA ATGACGGCGTGGGTGATGCGTGTGCAGGGGACTTTGACCAGGACAAGGTGATTGACAGGATAGACAACTGTCCAGAGAACGCTGAGGTCACCCTGACTGACTTCAGAGCCTATCAGACGGTAGTACTGGACCCTGAGGGTGACGCCCAGATTGATCCCAACTGGGTGGTTCTCAACCAG gGTATGGAGATAGTCCAGACTATGAACTCTGACCCTGGCCTCGCTGTAG gCTACACAGCGTTCAGTGGGGTAGACTTTGAGGGGACGTTCCACGTGAACACGATGACTGATGATGACTATGCAGGCTTCATCTTCGGCTACCAGGACTCCTCCTCCTTCTACGTGGTCATGTGGAAACAGACTGAACAGACCTACTGGCAGGCTGTACCCTTCAGAGCTGTGGCTGAGCCTGGCATACAGCTCaag gcgGTGAAGTCTAAGACAGGTCCAGGGGAGTATCTGAGGAACTCCCTGTGGCACACAGGAGACACCAACGACCAGGTACGTCTGCTGTGGAAGGACAAGAGGAACGTGGGCTGGAAGGACAAGGTGTCCTACCGCTGGTATCTACAGCACAGACCACAGGTTGGATACATCAG GGCGCGTTTCTATGAGGGTCCCAACCTGGTAGCAGACTCTGGGGTGAAGATAGACAACAGTATGCGAGGAGGGAGACTGGGCGTCTTCTGTTTCTCCCAGGAAAACATKATCTGGTCCAACCTCAAGTACCGCTGCAATG ACACCATCCCTGAAGATTACCAGGAGTACAGTGCCCAGAACACTGAATAA